A genome region from Haliotis asinina isolate JCU_RB_2024 chromosome 11, JCU_Hal_asi_v2, whole genome shotgun sequence includes the following:
- the LOC137256063 gene encoding male-specific lethal 1-like 1, with protein MKSDVNTMDSKFRSEGRHYLQKRRLSSKAMNGGFDEADLNLAIQESLKYARGQKEPDVKKDSDNNQNTICGRPPLSTEDHNALTRMTGKLLNAESSHPNENKQLKDLLLLHIELIQHQQDMISKRDKEIKTLKSEKNALQCRLERMERRMSILKQKEESHDTHVAREAAIEAALAIPPDKGVKRKAHQSATEKDGLPSKRAALDRESPRNHGNRSVHRTVTKTVTKSQVEVPELDIDDDSDKEDVVEGEETLLKTDCTYHVTCCEARSRTIDNISYPNLCRSARSQTLVETPTWRFNKITNLYQLEGTENLEDEVFIKRHQKPELEERRRKRWDLQQLREQRNLLRLKEKEQRIVHNTKEDDESHVESFIPCLDDITHIEVGEKLTVTAFGQPIPHMKPLEFELPWETNRQCTLASRKSSVYRPRRR; from the exons ATGAAATCGGATGTTAACACGATGGATTCAAAGTTTCGTTCAGAAGGCAGGCATTATTTACAAAAGCGGCGGTTATCATCGAAAGCTATGAATGGAGGTTTCGATGAAGCCGATCTGAACCTTGCCATCCAGGAAAGTTTAAAATATGCTAGAGGCCAGAAGGAGCCCGATGTGAAGAAAGATTCGGACAACAACCAAAATACAATTTGTGGTCGCCCGCCGCTGTCAACCGAAGATCACAACGCCCTGACGAGAATGACCGGGAAATTGTTGAATGCGGAGAGCTCGCAtccaaatgaaaataaacagtTGAAGGACCTGTTActtcttcacattgaattaatTCAGCATCAACAGGATATGATATCAAAAAGAGACAAAGAGATCAAAACGCTAAAGTCGGAGAAAAACGcg TTACAATGTCGCTTGGAGCGAATGGAGCGTCGGATGTCAATACTCAAACAGAAGGAGGAATCCCATGATACTCACGTGGCGAGGGAAGCCGCTATCGAGGCTGCATTGGCCATCCCCCCAGACAAGGGAGTCAAGAG GAAAGCACATCAGTCAGCAACAGAGAAAGATGGTCTTCCTTCCAAGCGTGCAGCTCTAGATAGGGAGTCTCCGCGTAACCATGGAAACCGATCTGTGCACAGAACTGTTACAAAGACTGTTACCAAGTCGCAGGTGGAGGTGCCAGAGTTGGACATTGATGATGATTCAGACAAGGAGGATGTTGTGGAAGGGGAAGAAACACTGCTAAAGACAGACTGCACATATCACGTGACATGTTGTGAAGCAAGGTCACGGACTATTGACAATATATCGTATCCAAATTTGTGTCGCAGTGCACGATCACAGACCTTAG TTGAAACACCCACATGGAGGttcaacaaaataacaaatcTGTACCAGCTTGAAGGGACAGAG AACCTAGAAGATGAGGTTTTTATAAAACGACATCAAAAGCCCGAGCTTGAAGAAAGGAGAAGGAAACG ATGGGACTTGCAGCAACTACGTGAACAGCGGAATCTGCTACGTCTGAAGGAAAAGGAGCAGCGAATTGTCCACAATACCAAAGAAGATGATGAGAGTCACGTGGAGTCCTTCATCCCATGTCTGGATGATA TAACTCATATTGAGGTGGGAGAGAAGCTCACAGTTACAGCTTTCGGACAGCCTATCCCCCACATGAAGCCGCT AGAATTTGAACTTCCCTGGGAGACCAACCGACAGTGTACATTGGCATCTAGGAAATCTAGCGTGTATCGACCCAGGAGAAGATGA